From one Pseudomonas sp. B21-048 genomic stretch:
- a CDS encoding response regulator, whose protein sequence is MNTDLRILIIDDQRPNLDLMEQLLIREGLTNVLSSTQPLRTLDLFNSFEPDLVILDLHMPDFDGFAVLEQLNRRIPTGEYLPILVLTADATRETRLRALALGAKDFISKPLDALETMLRVWNLLETRALYKALRTLVPADRIDLLRRLKPHPVS, encoded by the coding sequence GTGAACACCGACCTGCGCATTCTGATCATCGACGACCAACGGCCCAACCTCGATTTGATGGAGCAGCTGCTGATTCGCGAAGGACTGACCAACGTGCTGAGCAGCACTCAGCCGCTGCGAACCCTGGACCTGTTCAACAGCTTCGAGCCTGACCTGGTGATTCTTGACCTGCACATGCCTGACTTCGACGGCTTTGCAGTGCTGGAACAACTCAACCGGCGCATCCCGACGGGCGAATACCTGCCGATCCTCGTGCTCACCGCCGACGCCACCCGCGAGACCCGACTGCGCGCACTGGCCCTGGGCGCCAAAGACTTCATCAGCAAGCCACTGGACGCCCTGGAAACCATGCTGCGCGTCTGGAACCTGCTTGAAACCCGCGCGCTGTATAAAGCCTTACGCACTTTGGTCCCGGCAGACCGGATCGATTTGTTGCGCCGGTTAAAGCCGCACCCAGTTAGCTGA
- a CDS encoding alpha/beta fold hydrolase, translating to MTLKTAIVEIGEKYKVYTEHYLNAAADKTIILVNGSLATTASFAQTVRYLRPRFNVVLYDQPYAGQSKQHNLHDQPIRKEDEAAILLELIEHFRAQHVLSFSWGGAATLLALAQRPRLIEKAVISSFAARINTPMRDYLESGRHFLQACDRSNVGRLINGTIGKHLPSLFKRFNERHVSSLDEHEYRQMHFHVNEVLTQDTHCYVSCADAIDVPLLFINGEWDEYTSVEDARLFATHTRQAQFHTIKDTGHFLDMEHPTAWHDTQQALLGFLQPTAKIPSQPRDLTFGSKASVIPPLRSANWVRL from the coding sequence ATGACGCTGAAAACTGCGATCGTCGAGATTGGTGAGAAGTACAAGGTTTATACCGAGCATTATCTCAACGCGGCCGCTGACAAGACCATTATTCTGGTCAACGGCTCGCTGGCAACGACAGCATCTTTTGCTCAAACGGTGCGCTATCTGCGGCCACGCTTCAATGTGGTCCTCTACGATCAGCCCTATGCCGGTCAATCGAAACAACACAACCTGCACGATCAGCCGATCCGCAAGGAAGACGAGGCCGCCATCCTGCTCGAGTTGATCGAGCACTTTCGCGCGCAGCATGTGTTGTCCTTTTCCTGGGGCGGTGCGGCGACCTTGCTGGCCCTGGCGCAGCGGCCGCGACTCATCGAAAAGGCCGTGATCAGTTCGTTTGCCGCGCGGATCAACACGCCGATGCGCGATTATCTGGAGAGCGGCCGGCATTTTCTTCAGGCCTGCGATCGGAGCAATGTCGGGCGCTTGATCAACGGCACCATCGGCAAGCACCTGCCGTCGCTGTTCAAGCGTTTCAATGAACGCCATGTCAGTAGCCTGGACGAACACGAATATCGGCAGATGCATTTTCACGTCAATGAGGTGCTGACCCAGGACACGCACTGCTACGTTTCCTGTGCCGATGCCATCGACGTCCCGCTGTTGTTCATCAATGGCGAGTGGGATGAATACACGTCGGTGGAAGATGCCCGTCTTTTTGCGACTCATACCCGTCAGGCTCAATTTCATACCATCAAGGACACCGGGCACTTCCTCGATATGGAGCACCCGACAGCCTGGCATGATACCCAGCAGGCCTTGCTGGGCTTTCTGCAGCCGACAGCCAAAATACCGAGCCAGCCGCGTGACCTGACTTTCGGTAGCAAAGCGTCAGTGATCCCGCCCCTTCGGTCAGCTAACTGGGTGCGGCTTTAA
- a CDS encoding glutathione S-transferase family protein, with amino-acid sequence MSLTLYYHPLASFCHKVLIALYENGTEFERRIIDLGDAADRAELQALWPIGKFPIIHDHARQRNLPESSIIIEYLDRLHPGKHRLVPDDWDSALEVRLWDRFFDHYVQVPMQQIVSDRLHATNGDLTRERSTLETAYGMLDRRMASRIWVASPEFSMADCAAAPALFYASTLVPFPDDYGHLSAYFDRLVQRPSFQRVIDEARPWFSLYPFAEAIEQRFLAPDKI; translated from the coding sequence ATGTCGCTGACGCTCTACTACCATCCGCTGGCGTCGTTCTGCCACAAAGTACTCATCGCGCTCTATGAAAACGGCACCGAATTCGAGAGAAGAATCATCGATCTCGGGGACGCTGCCGACCGCGCAGAACTTCAGGCATTGTGGCCAATCGGAAAGTTCCCAATAATTCACGACCATGCCCGGCAGCGGAATCTGCCGGAATCCAGTATCATCATCGAGTACCTTGATCGACTGCATCCAGGCAAGCACAGACTGGTTCCAGACGATTGGGACAGCGCGCTGGAGGTCCGGTTATGGGATCGTTTCTTCGACCATTATGTACAAGTGCCGATGCAACAGATTGTCAGTGATCGGCTACACGCGACCAACGGTGATTTGACCCGAGAGCGGTCTACGCTGGAGACCGCGTACGGCATGCTCGATCGCCGGATGGCGTCGAGGATCTGGGTGGCCAGCCCGGAGTTCAGCATGGCCGATTGCGCCGCTGCCCCAGCACTTTTCTATGCCAGCACACTCGTGCCGTTCCCCGACGACTACGGCCACTTGAGCGCCTATTTCGACAGGTTGGTACAAAGGCCGTCATTTCAGCGGGTGATTGACGAAGCCAGGCCCTGGTTTTCGCTCTACCCGTTTGCGGAGGCCATTGAGCAGCGGTTTCTTGCCCCCGATAAAATATGA
- a CDS encoding homospermidine synthase, with protein sequence MSDLEHVIQPFNARLVMIGFGCIGKGVLPLLLRHIELEPQRMLILSPDEDGRLLAQQLGVTHRTEQLDQDNYEALLDPLLSAGDFLLNLSVGVCSLSLIQFAHRKGVLYLDTCIEPWEGGYTDPEKSLSERSNYALREAALELRVNSAQGLPTAILTHGANPGLVSHLVKQALVNLAEDLGDTTPLPVTREEWARLASRLNIRCIHIAERDSQYSSQHKIADEFVNTWSVDGFISEGSQPAELGWGSHEKVLPEDGYFHAFGCQAGIYLQRPGASTPVRTWTPSTGPTHGLLVTHNEALSIADYLTLGQGRQPIYRPTVHYAYRPCDDALLSVHELAERNWKPQMGERLLDDDIQDGDDELGVLLMGHARNSYWYGSRLSIQQARALCPCNSATSLQVTAGVLAGVIWAIRNPQRGILEPDELPFREILQICMPYLGNVEGIYSDWTPLTGRHSLMPEQTDESDPWQFVNVRIT encoded by the coding sequence ATGTCCGACCTTGAGCATGTCATTCAGCCCTTTAATGCGAGGCTGGTGATGATCGGCTTTGGCTGCATAGGAAAAGGCGTACTGCCGCTGCTATTGCGCCATATTGAGCTTGAACCGCAGCGAATGCTGATCCTCAGCCCTGATGAAGATGGACGCTTGCTCGCGCAGCAATTGGGCGTCACCCACCGAACCGAGCAACTGGACCAGGACAATTACGAGGCGTTGCTGGACCCTCTTTTGAGCGCTGGCGACTTCCTGCTCAATCTCTCGGTGGGGGTCTGCAGCCTGTCCCTGATTCAGTTCGCCCATCGTAAAGGCGTGCTGTATCTGGACACCTGTATCGAGCCGTGGGAAGGCGGTTATACCGACCCCGAAAAATCCCTTTCCGAACGATCCAACTATGCATTAAGAGAGGCGGCGCTTGAACTTCGGGTTAACAGTGCGCAAGGTCTACCCACGGCCATCTTGACCCATGGTGCCAATCCGGGGCTGGTCTCGCACCTGGTCAAGCAGGCATTGGTCAACCTCGCCGAGGATTTGGGCGATACGACGCCCCTGCCCGTCACTCGCGAAGAATGGGCGCGGCTGGCCAGCCGGCTGAACATCCGCTGCATCCACATTGCCGAGCGCGATTCGCAGTATTCATCGCAACACAAAATCGCCGATGAGTTCGTCAATACCTGGTCCGTGGACGGTTTCATCAGCGAGGGCAGCCAACCGGCGGAGTTGGGTTGGGGCAGCCATGAGAAAGTGCTTCCCGAGGATGGCTATTTCCATGCCTTCGGGTGTCAGGCCGGGATCTACCTGCAACGCCCCGGTGCCTCCACGCCGGTTCGTACCTGGACACCCTCGACGGGGCCAACCCACGGGTTGCTCGTGACTCACAACGAAGCCCTGTCGATTGCCGATTACCTGACCCTCGGCCAGGGAAGGCAGCCGATCTACCGGCCGACCGTCCACTACGCCTATCGACCCTGTGACGATGCGTTGCTCTCGGTGCATGAACTTGCCGAGCGCAACTGGAAGCCCCAAATGGGCGAGCGCCTGCTCGATGACGACATCCAGGACGGCGATGATGAACTCGGCGTTCTGCTGATGGGGCATGCCAGAAACAGTTATTGGTACGGCTCACGCTTATCGATCCAGCAAGCCCGAGCGCTGTGCCCCTGTAACAGCGCTACTAGCCTGCAAGTGACGGCGGGAGTGCTGGCCGGCGTGATCTGGGCCATTCGCAATCCTCAACGCGGCATCCTCGAGCCGGATGAATTGCCCTTCAGGGAGATTTTGCAGATTTGCATGCCCTACCTCGGGAATGTAGAAGGCATTTATTCCGACTGGACGCCCCTTACCGGACGTCACTCGCTGATGCCCGAGCAGACCGATGAATCCGATCCGTGGCAATTCGTGAACGTCAGGATTACTTGA
- a CDS encoding phosphoribosyltransferase: MTSPSLQTILHDRVDAGRGLVEPLLKYAKRADVIVLALPRGGVPVAYEVATALEVRLDLMLVRKLGVPFHQEFAMGAIASGGIKIVNDDALRANGIDQRTLDGVVAKETQELSRRERAYRASRAPLALKDQVVILIDDGLATGATMMAAIQAVRLQAPSRTVVAVPVAPLETAEALRDEVDELICPLIPDWLISIGHWYTDFSQTSDEEVIDLLHRAWQRESGSGDSFQNGSGI; the protein is encoded by the coding sequence ATGACCAGTCCTTCATTACAAACCATCTTGCATGACCGGGTGGATGCCGGCCGAGGCCTGGTGGAGCCGTTGCTTAAATACGCTAAAAGAGCTGACGTCATCGTCCTTGCCTTACCCCGTGGCGGCGTTCCGGTTGCCTATGAAGTGGCCACGGCCCTGGAGGTGCGCCTGGACCTGATGCTGGTGCGTAAACTGGGGGTGCCATTCCATCAGGAGTTCGCCATGGGCGCCATCGCCAGCGGCGGCATAAAAATCGTCAATGACGATGCGCTACGGGCTAACGGTATTGATCAGCGCACGCTCGATGGCGTGGTTGCAAAGGAAACGCAGGAATTGTCGCGTCGCGAGCGAGCATACCGGGCATCCCGCGCACCTCTGGCGCTCAAGGATCAGGTGGTCATTCTGATCGATGACGGCCTGGCGACAGGGGCTACGATGATGGCGGCGATACAGGCCGTGCGCCTGCAAGCGCCGTCGCGCACCGTCGTTGCCGTGCCGGTGGCACCGCTTGAGACGGCCGAGGCGTTGCGCGACGAAGTGGACGAGCTGATTTGCCCGCTGATCCCCGATTGGCTGATTTCGATCGGCCATTGGTACACGGATTTTTCGCAGACATCCGACGAAGAAGTCATCGATCTTCTGCACCGGGCCTGGCAGAGAGAGTCCGGTTCGGGCGACTCATTTCAGAACGGTTCCGGTATTTGA
- a CDS encoding universal stress protein translates to MSQYQRLLLIINPLLRHSPAINHAAAVAKASGASLHIAALIPSLDILSLLEEGDRKMARASYLQEHRDWLDEQAVKMQGRGIEVTTEVAWADNLRQDILDHVTQMQPDLLIKQVQHEPMLKRAFFTPLDWRLLRHCPVPVYLVGGECHALPQKVVAAVDVSDTEPSNNELNDRIILQASSLALQCNAELHLLYACDISAAFLADMDGGLTLAELTRELRSDLEKSFLQLAARFGVTADCRHFIMGHPVSVLSEFTHEHQVDVIVMGRAQYRGLERLLGSTTEHILYQVPCSILAV, encoded by the coding sequence ATGAGCCAGTATCAAAGGTTATTACTGATCATCAACCCGCTGCTGCGTCATTCGCCTGCGATAAACCATGCCGCTGCCGTGGCCAAGGCCAGCGGGGCGAGTTTGCACATTGCAGCGCTGATTCCGTCGTTGGACATTCTGTCGCTGCTCGAAGAAGGCGACCGCAAAATGGCTCGAGCGAGCTACCTGCAGGAGCATCGCGACTGGCTCGATGAGCAGGCGGTAAAGATGCAAGGCCGGGGGATCGAGGTGACAACCGAAGTCGCCTGGGCCGACAACCTGCGCCAGGACATTCTTGACCACGTCACGCAAATGCAGCCCGATCTGTTGATCAAGCAAGTGCAGCATGAGCCCATGCTCAAGCGCGCGTTCTTCACGCCGCTGGATTGGCGTTTGTTGCGCCATTGTCCGGTCCCGGTTTATCTGGTGGGGGGTGAGTGCCATGCCTTGCCGCAGAAGGTGGTGGCCGCGGTTGACGTGTCAGACACCGAGCCCTCGAACAATGAGCTGAATGACCGGATCATCTTGCAGGCGTCGAGCCTTGCGCTGCAGTGCAATGCCGAGCTGCATCTGCTGTACGCGTGTGACATTTCGGCCGCTTTTCTGGCGGATATGGACGGCGGTCTGACGCTCGCGGAGCTTACCCGGGAGTTGCGTAGCGACCTGGAAAAGTCTTTTCTCCAGTTGGCCGCTCGGTTCGGTGTGACCGCTGACTGTCGGCATTTCATCATGGGGCACCCGGTCTCGGTACTGAGCGAATTCACCCATGAGCATCAAGTGGATGTGATCGTGATGGGCAGAGCTCAATACCGTGGCCTGGAGCGGCTGCTAGGCAGCACAACCGAACATATTCTGTATCAGGTGCCTTGCAGCATTCTGGCGGTCTAG
- a CDS encoding 3-dehydroquinate synthase → MKRSRGYRALSKRGPAGHFWISLLCFSGLVIASFLLFEQQIQDFLTHLNLYLPTTPSQKLNLAMLLIALLALDVVLPVPSSMVALLAVAMLGSLGGYLVIFIGLCLGAGLGYALGAGYFRLLSGRLGLHQRQPGQLAYRLSTLSLICLRGVPVLAETSVVAAGMQRYPLRAFLLVTTLANAGLALAYSAIGTFLVEQNALLVTLLASMVLPGLFIAGYSLLKTLRRHDVEQPLHGRFEVSYDYPVVFTDHLFELSNPCLHRQLTARLTPQHIGPVTVLVFADEHLLHSAPQLLEQIDAYFAAHAAELHLQAAPIAVPAGELSKDSHVLQQLYSDMLQHGLDRHCYVLALGGGAVLDAVGYACATFHRGIRLIRIPSTVLGQNDAGIGVKNGINAFGQKNLLGAFYPATAVINDFQLLTSLTRRDQIAGLAEAVKVALIKDQAFFQWMEQQVDALAHFDHSASRYAIRRCAELHLAHITGAGDPFERGNGRPLDYGHWAAHKLENLSQHRLRHGEAVAVGMALDGLYANAMGLLSDADTERVLNLLLKLGFCLNPPELSLKDAQGRSMALLGLEEFRQHLGGQLSIPMLSRIGESVDLHEIDAARMEQALQRLSTYSGPALTLSEGCAQ, encoded by the coding sequence ATGAAGCGCAGCCGTGGGTATCGTGCGCTCTCGAAAAGAGGGCCAGCCGGACATTTCTGGATTTCATTGCTTTGCTTCTCGGGCCTGGTGATCGCCAGCTTTCTGTTGTTCGAACAACAGATCCAGGACTTCCTGACCCATCTCAATCTGTACCTGCCCACTACCCCCTCCCAGAAACTCAACTTGGCAATGTTGCTGATCGCCCTGCTGGCGCTGGACGTGGTGCTGCCGGTGCCTTCGAGCATGGTCGCGCTGTTGGCCGTGGCCATGCTGGGCAGTCTCGGCGGCTATCTGGTGATTTTCATTGGCCTGTGCCTGGGTGCGGGGCTGGGTTATGCGCTAGGGGCCGGCTATTTTCGTCTGCTGTCCGGCCGCTTGGGCCTGCATCAACGCCAACCGGGACAGCTGGCATATCGGCTGAGCACGCTGTCGTTGATCTGCCTGCGTGGCGTACCGGTATTGGCGGAAACCTCGGTGGTAGCCGCCGGCATGCAACGTTATCCATTGCGCGCGTTTCTACTGGTCACCACCCTGGCCAATGCCGGCCTGGCACTGGCCTATAGCGCCATCGGCACCTTCCTCGTCGAGCAGAACGCGTTGCTGGTGACCCTTCTCGCCAGCATGGTGTTGCCCGGGCTGTTTATCGCCGGGTACAGCCTGCTCAAGACCTTGCGCAGGCACGACGTGGAGCAACCACTGCATGGCCGATTCGAGGTCAGTTATGACTACCCGGTGGTGTTTACCGATCACCTGTTCGAGTTGTCCAACCCCTGCCTGCACCGCCAGCTCACTGCACGACTCACCCCACAGCACATAGGCCCTGTGACGGTGCTGGTGTTCGCTGATGAACACCTGTTGCACAGCGCCCCACAACTGCTGGAACAGATCGATGCCTACTTTGCCGCCCATGCGGCGGAGCTGCATTTGCAAGCCGCGCCGATTGCGGTTCCGGCCGGCGAACTGAGCAAGGATTCACACGTGTTGCAGCAGCTGTACAGCGACATGTTGCAACATGGGCTGGACCGGCATTGTTATGTTCTGGCCCTGGGGGGTGGCGCGGTGCTGGATGCGGTGGGCTACGCCTGCGCCACCTTCCATCGCGGCATTCGCCTGATCCGTATTCCGAGCACGGTACTGGGCCAGAACGACGCCGGCATCGGTGTAAAAAACGGCATCAATGCTTTCGGCCAGAAGAACTTGCTGGGGGCCTTCTACCCGGCCACCGCGGTGATCAACGACTTCCAGCTGCTGACCAGCCTAACCCGTCGCGACCAGATCGCCGGGTTGGCCGAGGCGGTCAAGGTGGCACTGATCAAGGACCAGGCGTTTTTCCAATGGATGGAGCAACAGGTCGACGCCCTCGCCCACTTCGATCACTCGGCCAGCCGCTATGCCATTCGCCGCTGCGCCGAACTGCACCTGGCGCACATCACCGGTGCCGGTGATCCCTTCGAACGCGGTAACGGACGGCCACTGGATTATGGGCACTGGGCCGCGCACAAACTGGAAAACCTCAGCCAGCACCGACTGCGCCATGGTGAAGCCGTGGCGGTGGGCATGGCCCTGGATGGACTCTATGCCAATGCCATGGGACTGTTGAGCGATGCCGACACCGAACGGGTTCTGAACCTGCTGCTCAAACTCGGTTTCTGCCTGAACCCACCAGAACTGTCCTTGAAAGATGCACAGGGACGCTCGATGGCTCTGCTCGGACTGGAGGAATTCCGCCAGCACTTGGGCGGGCAACTCTCCATCCCCATGCTCAGCCGGATCGGCGAGTCGGTGGACCTGCATGAGATCGATGCCGCAAGGATGGAGCAGGCGCTGCAGCGACTGTCCACTTACAGCGGCCCGGCGCTCACCTTGAGCGAGGGTTGCGCGCAATGA
- a CDS encoding UbiA family prenyltransferase, producing the protein MSQTPLNLKTWMTLGRVSNLPTVWTNTLAAALLASSAGALAPPSSLVWILLLAALSSLYLAGMLLNDLLDADWDQQHHNPRPITLGLVSRQQVGLATGLLLVLAAASVLGLSRLIDQPLWLLGSATLLVGCILGYNLLHKKYAHSVWLMGACRSALYLTAAASLAVPPEPIWLCAILLGVYISGLTYLARQEHRNQLLSRLPLILMLSPLALAIYADNVWFWPVLLLWLGWLGWHYWRHLANPRQRQVRAFIGAGLAALPLFDALVLAVANQPLGSLLCVLVFFLLPHFQRWIKPT; encoded by the coding sequence ATGAGCCAGACACCGCTGAACCTGAAGACCTGGATGACCCTGGGCCGGGTGTCCAACCTGCCCACTGTGTGGACCAACACCTTGGCCGCCGCCCTGCTGGCCAGTAGCGCCGGTGCCCTGGCGCCGCCGTCGTCCCTGGTGTGGATTCTGCTGCTGGCCGCACTGTCGTCGCTGTATCTGGCCGGCATGTTGTTGAACGACCTGCTCGACGCCGACTGGGACCAACAGCACCATAATCCCCGCCCTATCACTTTGGGTCTGGTCAGTCGACAGCAAGTGGGCCTGGCCACTGGGCTGTTGCTGGTGCTGGCCGCAGCTTCGGTACTGGGCCTGAGCCGACTGATCGACCAGCCGCTCTGGCTGCTGGGCAGCGCCACTCTGCTGGTGGGCTGCATCCTCGGCTACAACCTGCTGCACAAGAAATACGCCCACAGCGTCTGGCTGATGGGCGCCTGCCGCTCGGCCCTCTACCTCACGGCGGCGGCCAGCCTGGCGGTGCCACCGGAGCCGATCTGGCTCTGCGCCATTTTGCTAGGCGTCTACATCAGCGGCCTGACCTACCTGGCCCGTCAGGAACACCGCAATCAATTGCTCAGTCGCCTCCCCCTGATCCTGATGCTGAGCCCGTTGGCCCTGGCGATCTATGCCGACAACGTCTGGTTTTGGCCGGTGTTGCTGCTCTGGCTTGGCTGGCTGGGCTGGCACTACTGGCGCCACCTGGCCAACCCACGGCAACGCCAGGTCCGCGCCTTTATCGGCGCTGGCCTGGCGGCCCTGCCGTTGTTCGACGCGCTGGTGCTGGCCGTGGCCAACCAGCCATTGGGCAGCTTGTTATGTGTTCTGGTGTTTTTCCTGCTTCCACACTTCCAGCGCTGGATCAAACCGACATGA
- a CDS encoding EboA domain-containing protein, with protein sequence MNMDVTAPPSAALEMRHDCLAEQRQAFTQQLDDTELQWWRQAQERLAQRPDANTAALLSSQCKRSLKEHALPDNCGWSTVQLARALLLAEVLEQQPLAGQLPLLRQLFLWGDDQEKIATLKALDWLDSRGLCVELALQAGRTSNSQVFAALALDTLYPSRHYSERAFHQLVLKALGMGLDVRRLHGLTQRQSVTLNQLALDLLDEQLAAERTVSAGLPRVIAFDLLSPAQHQRLVGLSQQQRLPPEWREHLTAPL encoded by the coding sequence ATGAACATGGACGTCACAGCGCCGCCATCGGCGGCCCTCGAAATGCGCCACGACTGCCTCGCCGAACAACGCCAGGCCTTTACCCAACAGCTCGATGACACCGAGCTGCAGTGGTGGCGTCAGGCACAGGAGCGGCTTGCCCAACGCCCGGACGCCAACACGGCGGCGCTCTTGAGCAGCCAGTGCAAGCGCAGCCTCAAGGAGCATGCGCTGCCCGACAATTGCGGCTGGAGCACTGTCCAACTGGCGCGGGCGTTGCTGCTGGCTGAGGTCCTGGAGCAACAACCCCTCGCCGGGCAGTTGCCCTTGCTGCGCCAGCTGTTTCTGTGGGGCGACGATCAGGAAAAGATCGCCACCTTGAAGGCCCTCGACTGGCTCGATAGCCGTGGGCTCTGCGTCGAGTTGGCGCTGCAGGCCGGGCGTACCAGCAACAGCCAGGTGTTTGCCGCCCTCGCCCTGGACACCCTCTACCCGTCGCGTCATTACAGCGAACGGGCCTTCCATCAACTGGTGCTGAAGGCACTGGGCATGGGGCTCGACGTACGACGCCTGCATGGCCTTACGCAACGACAAAGCGTCACCCTCAACCAGCTGGCCCTCGACCTGCTGGACGAACAGCTCGCTGCCGAACGAACGGTGTCCGCCGGGCTACCCCGGGTGATTGCCTTCGACCTGCTCAGCCCGGCGCAACACCAGCGCCTGGTCGGCCTGAGTCAGCAGCAACGCTTGCCGCCGGAATGGCGAGAACACCTGACCGCACCTCTCTGA
- a CDS encoding TatD family hydrolase, protein MLKYFDPHIHMVSRTTDDYQNMAAAGITGVIEPAFWQGQARTSVGSFIDYFDTLLGWERFRASMFGIHHFCTIGLNPKEANDLSVANEVLEILPRYLVKDGVVAVGEIGYDDITPEEDRFLAAQLELAKQFNLPVLVHTPHRDKIGGTKRTLAVIREVGIAEHLVIIDHLNELTLPLVLDSDCWRGHSIYPNTKMSEQRMVALLKEYGTEKMVVNSAADWGISDPLKVPKTGEAMLAAGFTEAQVEQVLFHNPVDFFAQSGQLDKALVSTPLPIDQRRQWQENSALRGQEPVIK, encoded by the coding sequence ATGCTCAAGTACTTCGACCCGCATATTCATATGGTCAGCCGCACCACCGATGACTACCAGAACATGGCGGCCGCCGGCATCACCGGAGTGATCGAGCCGGCCTTCTGGCAGGGCCAGGCCAGGACCAGTGTCGGCAGTTTCATCGACTACTTCGACACCCTGTTGGGCTGGGAGCGCTTTCGCGCCAGCATGTTCGGCATCCATCACTTCTGCACCATCGGCCTCAACCCCAAGGAGGCCAATGACCTCTCGGTGGCCAATGAAGTGCTGGAGATATTGCCGCGCTACCTGGTGAAAGACGGCGTCGTGGCGGTGGGCGAAATCGGCTACGACGACATCACCCCCGAGGAGGATCGCTTTCTCGCCGCTCAGCTGGAACTGGCCAAACAGTTCAACTTGCCGGTGCTGGTGCACACCCCGCACCGCGACAAGATCGGTGGCACCAAACGCACCCTGGCGGTGATTCGCGAAGTGGGCATTGCCGAGCACCTGGTGATCATCGACCACCTCAACGAACTGACCCTGCCGCTGGTGCTGGACAGCGACTGCTGGCGCGGCCATTCCATCTACCCCAACACCAAAATGTCGGAACAGCGCATGGTCGCCCTGTTGAAGGAGTACGGCACCGAAAAAATGGTGGTCAACAGCGCCGCCGACTGGGGGATCAGCGACCCGCTCAAGGTGCCCAAAACGGGCGAGGCGATGCTGGCTGCCGGATTCACCGAAGCCCAGGTCGAACAGGTGCTGTTCCACAACCCGGTGGACTTTTTTGCCCAAAGCGGCCAACTGGACAAAGCCCTGGTCAGCACCCCACTGCCCATAGATCAGCGTCGGCAGTGGCAGGAAAACTCCGCCCTGCGGGGCCAGGAACCGGTGATCAAATGA